The genomic DNA GCGCTCACGCTCTCGCGCGCGGGCCACACGGTCACGATCATCGATCACAGCGAGGAGAAGCGGCCGATCGTCGAGGAGCAGCTCGACGTCGGGTTCGTCCACGGCAACGGCAGCCACGTGCGCACGCTCGAGGCCGCCGAGGTCGCGCGCTGCGACCTGTTCGTGGCCGCGAGCTCGTCGGACGAGGCGAACCTCGCCGCCGCGCTGCTCGCGAAGCGCGCCGGTGCGCCGCGCACCGTCGTGCGCCTCTCGACGTCCGACGACATCACGTTCCACGGCTCGACCTACGAGCAGGCGTTCCAGGCCGACCTGCTGCTCTCGACGCAGCTCCTGGCCACGACGCGCATCCTCAACCACGTGCTCGGCTACAACACGCTCGAGGTCGAGTACCTCGCGCGCGGCGCGTTGCAGCTGCGCAAGACGCACATCGAGCCGGGCTCGATCCTGCTCGACGGCACGCTCGCGCAGGCGCGCCTCCCGAAGCACAGCCTGGTGCTCGCCTTCCTGTCGAGCCAGGGCGAGCAGCGCCTCGTCGTGCCGACGGGCGAGGATCGCGCGCGGCCCGGCGACGACGCGCTGATCTTCGCGCGCAGCTCGGTGATCGACGAGGTCGAGCGCAAGATCAGCGCGCACTCGAAGCAGCTCGGCCTGATCGTGGTCGCCGGTGGCGGCAAGACCGCGCGCTCCGTGGTCCGCGCGCTCGGGCGCCGGACGCGGCGCGTGAAGTGGATCGAGCTCGATCGCGCGCGCGCCGAGGCGCTCGCCGCCGAGTTCCCGAGCTTCGAGATCATCCACGGCGACGCCACCGACCCGTCGACGCTCGCCGCCGAGGGCGTCGCGGAGGCGCACGCCTTCATCGCGCTCACCGGGCACGACGAGAGCAACCTGATGGCGTGCCTGCTCGCGCAGGAGCTCGGCGTCCGGCACATCACGGCGCTCGTCGAGCGCAGCGAGACGTCGACGCTGTGGCACAAGGTCGGCCT from Myxococcota bacterium includes the following:
- the trkA gene encoding Trk system potassium transporter TrkA, which encodes MSQARTKTPRRYVVMGAGEVGRHLALTLSRAGHTVTIIDHSEEKRPIVEEQLDVGFVHGNGSHVRTLEAAEVARCDLFVAASSSDEANLAAALLAKRAGAPRTVVRLSTSDDITFHGSTYEQAFQADLLLSTQLLATTRILNHVLGYNTLEVEYLARGALQLRKTHIEPGSILLDGTLAQARLPKHSLVLAFLSSQGEQRLVVPTGEDRARPGDDALIFARSSVIDEVERKISAHSKQLGLIVVAGGGKTARSVVRALGRRTRRVKWIELDRARAEALAAEFPSFEIIHGDATDPSTLAAEGVAEAHAFIALTGHDESNLMACLLAQELGVRHITALVERSETSTLWHKVGLLDIVSPRVVAAERIREYIDNDYQASISTLDSGEARFVRRRIQPASPAAGARLADIVVPRGLIVAAILRGDDALVPGGDDRIEVGDEVILFVHRSELALVQLAFPGSEGL